The Salinibacterium sp. M195 genome includes a window with the following:
- a CDS encoding ribose-5-phosphate isomerase: protein MRIHIATDHAGLEFSATLQQHLTDAGHEVIDHGPAQYDALDDYPGFCIAAARGVAADQTADVDALGVVFGGSGNGEQIAANKVKGIRAALVWNDSTAALARQHNDANVISIGARQHTVDEATRFIDLFIAEPFSGDERHARRIAQLAEYETTGAIAAHPFDN, encoded by the coding sequence ATGCGCATCCATATTGCCACCGATCATGCCGGCCTCGAGTTCAGTGCCACCCTGCAGCAGCACCTCACGGATGCCGGTCACGAAGTGATCGATCACGGTCCTGCTCAGTATGATGCGCTCGACGATTACCCCGGGTTCTGCATCGCCGCCGCCCGTGGTGTTGCTGCCGACCAGACCGCTGATGTTGACGCGCTTGGTGTTGTGTTCGGTGGGTCGGGAAACGGTGAGCAGATTGCCGCAAACAAGGTGAAGGGCATCCGTGCCGCCCTCGTCTGGAACGACTCGACTGCCGCCTTGGCGCGCCAACACAACGACGCCAACGTCATCTCTATTGGCGCCCGCCAGCACACCGTCGACGAGGCCACGCGCTTCATCGACCTCTTCATTGCCGAGCCCTTCTCGGGCGACGAGCGTCACGCCCGCCGCATTGCTCAGCTCGCCGAGTACGAGACGACAGGCGCCATCGCAGCGCACCCCTTCGACAACTAA
- a CDS encoding Fpg/Nei family DNA glycosylase, translating into MPEGHSVHRIARQFALHFVGKTVAVSSPQGRFAAGAERIDGLRMLSAKAVGKQMFLEFEHDRWLRVHLGLYGAWDFAGNFTADATTASAAGRMGQTNQHGTVVDGSADDGADAAGVAELSSAAAGAGNSVVGEHEDSLASIGAPRRTRLRMSEQEKATDTVSDFPPEPIGAVRVRLLTDMTCADLRGPTACEVLNPDEVQVALNKLGPDPLVDDNGEAEERFVATVRKKQTAIGLLLMDQSVVSGIGNVYRAEILFRARLDPHTPGKLIPEELVRELWRDWATLLEIGVRTGQMMTMEGLTGDDYTAALANRADRHWVYHREGLPCRVCGTNIAMELASARKLYWCPSCQAPLGG; encoded by the coding sequence ATGCCTGAGGGGCATTCCGTACATCGCATCGCGCGCCAGTTCGCGCTGCACTTCGTCGGCAAGACAGTCGCCGTGTCGTCTCCGCAAGGCCGCTTTGCTGCGGGAGCCGAACGCATCGATGGACTTCGGATGCTCAGTGCCAAAGCCGTCGGCAAGCAGATGTTCCTCGAATTCGAGCACGACCGCTGGCTGCGCGTGCACCTCGGGCTCTACGGAGCCTGGGATTTCGCCGGCAACTTCACCGCCGACGCGACCACGGCATCCGCTGCTGGGCGCATGGGGCAGACGAACCAGCACGGCACTGTCGTTGATGGTTCGGCTGATGATGGTGCGGATGCCGCGGGCGTTGCTGAACTGAGCAGCGCTGCGGCGGGGGCGGGCAACTCTGTGGTGGGGGAGCACGAGGACTCGCTCGCGAGCATCGGTGCCCCGCGACGCACCCGCTTGCGGATGTCGGAGCAAGAGAAAGCGACCGACACCGTTTCTGACTTTCCGCCCGAGCCCATCGGTGCCGTACGCGTTCGCCTACTGACCGACATGACGTGCGCTGACCTTCGCGGACCAACGGCCTGCGAAGTCTTGAATCCCGACGAAGTGCAAGTTGCTCTCAACAAGCTCGGGCCCGATCCTCTAGTCGACGACAACGGCGAAGCGGAAGAACGCTTTGTCGCTACCGTGCGAAAAAAGCAGACCGCTATTGGCCTGCTGCTCATGGATCAGTCCGTCGTCAGCGGCATCGGCAACGTCTACCGGGCCGAGATTTTGTTCCGCGCCCGCCTCGACCCGCACACTCCGGGCAAACTCATTCCCGAAGAACTCGTTCGCGAACTGTGGCGGGATTGGGCAACGCTGCTCGAAATCGGTGTGCGAACCGGGCAGATGATGACCATGGAAGGTCTCACTGGCGACGACTACACAGCGGCGCTCGCCAACCGCGCCGACCGCCACTGGGTGTATCACCGCGAAGGACTCCCGTGCCGCGTGTG